The following are encoded together in the Terriglobia bacterium genome:
- a CDS encoding molybdenum cofactor guanylyltransferase, which produces MTTVAAFVIAGGQSSRMGRDKAFLTLGGSTLLERALAVARCVSPEVTIVGPREKFAAYGSVIEDVYGGQGPLAGIHAALSGSACELNLIIGVDTPFLDPKFVHYLVQQARTSGATVTVPVTCVVSPESRVPREGLLHPVSPPRSASGQAPAGEARVGQPPGGQAQPLCAVYRREFAAVAENALRQGRNPIVPLFAGVTTREIGDVEMQELAFDPRMFDNLNTPEEWDQACRRATT; this is translated from the coding sequence ATGACGACAGTCGCAGCGTTCGTGATTGCCGGTGGACAAAGCTCGCGCATGGGACGCGACAAAGCGTTCCTGACCCTGGGTGGGAGCACGCTGCTGGAACGCGCGCTGGCCGTGGCGCGCTGCGTCAGCCCGGAAGTCACGATCGTGGGGCCGCGCGAGAAATTTGCCGCCTACGGAAGCGTCATCGAAGACGTCTATGGCGGGCAGGGGCCGCTGGCGGGCATTCACGCGGCGCTCTCCGGCAGCGCATGCGAGCTGAACCTGATAATCGGCGTGGACACCCCGTTTCTCGATCCGAAGTTCGTGCACTATCTCGTGCAACAGGCAAGGACGAGCGGAGCGACTGTCACCGTGCCGGTCACGTGTGTCGTTAGTCCCGAGTCCCGAGTCCCGAGAGAAGGACTTCTCCACCCTGTCTCGCCCCCTCGCTCCGCTTCGGGGCAGGCTCCCGCGGGCGAGGCAAGGGTGGGGCAACCACCCGGGGGGCAAGCGCAACCGCTGTGCGCGGTCTACCGGCGCGAGTTTGCCGCGGTGGCGGAAAACGCGCTGCGCCAGGGGCGCAACCCTATCGTCCCGCTGTTCGCCGGGGTCACGACGCGCGAGATCGGCGACGTTGAAATGCAGGAACTGGCTTTTGATCCCCGAATGTTCGACAATCTGAATACCCCCGAGGAATGGGACCAGGCATGCAGACGAGCAACCACATAG
- a CDS encoding ATP-binding cassette domain-containing protein, with translation MGPGMQTSNHIGSRSPATETAASLEYGPEGVKPYIEFKDVSKAFGDNRVLDHVNFEVMPGETVCILGRSGVGKSVSLHSIMGFLKVDSGRVIVAHEDITDYGEPDLERIRKKVTMVFQNGALFDSLSVGENVAFPLRERGDLDEQQIFQVVDGLLDMVGVRAMRDLLPPDLSTGMKRSVAIARALAAQPEAVLYDEPTTMVDPLMAQLLGDLIKKLKFQLKLTSVVVTHDMRLAEKLADRIVFLHEGRAIFQGTSEEMAASTEPIVRQFLQLDELNTEQFRRPDSAPGQQPGI, from the coding sequence ATGGGACCAGGCATGCAGACGAGCAACCACATAGGCAGTCGTTCTCCCGCCACCGAAACCGCAGCCTCGCTGGAATACGGTCCGGAGGGGGTGAAGCCCTACATCGAGTTCAAGGACGTATCGAAGGCGTTTGGCGACAACCGCGTGCTGGACCACGTCAATTTCGAGGTGATGCCGGGCGAGACGGTTTGCATCCTGGGACGCAGCGGGGTGGGAAAATCGGTGTCGCTACACAGCATCATGGGATTCCTGAAAGTGGACTCGGGGCGCGTGATCGTGGCGCACGAGGACATCACCGACTACGGCGAACCCGACCTGGAGCGCATCCGCAAGAAGGTCACCATGGTGTTCCAGAACGGCGCGCTATTCGATTCCCTCAGCGTCGGCGAGAACGTTGCCTTTCCGCTGCGCGAGCGCGGCGACCTGGACGAGCAACAGATTTTTCAAGTCGTGGACGGGTTGCTCGACATGGTGGGCGTGCGAGCCATGCGTGACCTGCTGCCCCCGGATTTGTCCACCGGAATGAAGCGCTCGGTGGCCATCGCGCGCGCGCTGGCGGCGCAGCCGGAGGCCGTTCTGTACGACGAGCCGACCACCATGGTGGACCCGCTAATGGCGCAGCTTCTTGGAGATCTGATCAAAAAGTTAAAGTTTCAGTTGAAGCTGACCAGCGTCGTAGTGACGCACGACATGAGGCTGGCGGAAAAATTGGCGGACCGCATCGTGTTTCTGCACGAAGGACGCGCGATATTCCAAGGCACCTCGGAAGAGATGGCCGCAAGCACGGAGCCGATCGTCCGGCAGTTTCTCCAACTCGACGAACTCAACACCGAGCAGTTCCGCCGGCCGGACAGCGCACCCGGACAACAGCCGGGGATCTAA
- a CDS encoding PPOX class F420-dependent oxidoreductase, whose protein sequence is MAGKIPEKYLDLFKGKKAFANLGTLMPDGQPQVTPVWFDFDGENLIFNSARGRQKDLNVRRDPRVSLSIVDPENPYRYVEVRGRVIDITQEGAEDSINKLAKKYLGVDKYPYAQPGEVRVIYTVRPEHVHGNG, encoded by the coding sequence ATGGCGGGAAAAATTCCTGAAAAATATCTCGATTTGTTCAAAGGCAAAAAGGCATTTGCCAATCTGGGCACGCTCATGCCCGACGGCCAGCCGCAGGTGACGCCCGTCTGGTTTGACTTCGACGGCGAAAACCTCATTTTCAATTCCGCGCGCGGACGGCAGAAGGACCTCAATGTCCGGCGCGACCCGCGCGTGTCCCTCTCGATCGTTGACCCGGAAAATCCCTACCGCTACGTCGAGGTCCGCGGCCGGGTGATCGACATCACCCAGGAAGGCGCCGAGGACTCTATCAATAAGCTGGCGAAAAAATATCTCGGAGTGGACAAGTACCCCTATGCGCAGCCGGGCGAGGTGCGGGTCATCTACACCGTCCGGCCGGAGCACGTGCACGGGAACGGCTAG
- a CDS encoding riboflavin synthase: MFTGLVEDVGRIAKITTTGGTRRLIIEAERVPRELKKGDSVSVSGVCLTAVEVTPNSFRADLAEETWRLTSFSRIQEGALVNLELPMKADGRMGGHMVQGHVDGTGKFLGLERVPGADDFWLHVEIPAELERYVVYKGSIAIEGISLTVAKVEATKVTIAIIPHTAEATNLCSLKPGDPVNIETDIIAKYVEKMIGGRSTGAVTVERLVAQGF, from the coding sequence ATGTTTACAGGATTAGTGGAAGACGTTGGCCGCATCGCGAAAATCACCACCACGGGCGGCACGCGCCGCCTGATCATTGAAGCCGAGCGCGTCCCGCGGGAACTGAAGAAGGGTGACAGCGTCTCGGTGAGTGGCGTCTGCCTGACCGCGGTGGAAGTCACGCCCAACTCATTCCGCGCCGACCTGGCGGAAGAGACTTGGCGATTGACCTCGTTCTCGCGCATCCAGGAGGGCGCGCTGGTCAACCTGGAGCTGCCGATGAAAGCCGACGGCCGCATGGGCGGGCACATGGTGCAGGGACACGTGGACGGCACGGGAAAATTCCTTGGACTGGAGCGCGTCCCCGGCGCCGACGATTTCTGGCTGCACGTCGAAATTCCCGCCGAGTTGGAGCGCTATGTCGTGTACAAGGGTTCGATCGCCATTGAGGGTATCAGCCTCACGGTGGCAAAGGTGGAGGCAACGAAGGTGACCATTGCCATCATCCCGCACACCGCGGAGGCGACCAATCTGTGTTCCCTCAAGCCGGGCGATCCGGTGAACATCGAGACCGACATCATTGCGAAATATGTGGAGAAGATGATCGGCGGGCGTTCGACGGGCGCGGTCACCGTGGAGCGTCTGGTGGCGCAAGGATTCTGA
- the ribD gene encoding bifunctional diaminohydroxyphosphoribosylaminopyrimidine deaminase/5-amino-6-(5-phosphoribosylamino)uracil reductase RibD, translated as MPAQDDERFMQRALELARLGIALTSPNPCVGAVLVDANGQVIGEGTYAYDGLKHAEILALEQAGERTRGAALYINLEPCSHQGRTGPCADAVIKSGVRRVVAAMQDPNPQVQGQGFQKLRAAGIEVITGVGEEEARRLNEAFAKHIRSRTPLVVLKAAMTLDGKIAPPPGDSENPSALGAGGATGGWITSEEARAHVHELRHAMDAIMVGVGTVVADDPMLTDRTGLPRRRPLLRVILDSRLRLPLESRVVKTCRDDVLVLCSFAEEKKRRELEQRGIRVEQVALGGPDGRPDLGRIVQRLGELDVTSVLIEGGAMVNWAALASGIVDKVFLYYAPKILAGCGSVPFAAGSGFRRMSEAAHVKNMRLYRFGEDFAVEGYLKDPYS; from the coding sequence ATGCCCGCGCAGGACGATGAACGCTTCATGCAGCGCGCGCTCGAACTGGCGCGGCTCGGCATTGCGCTGACCTCCCCGAATCCCTGCGTCGGCGCCGTGCTGGTGGACGCAAACGGCCAGGTGATCGGCGAGGGCACCTACGCCTACGACGGACTGAAGCACGCGGAAATTCTGGCGCTTGAGCAGGCGGGCGAGCGCACGCGCGGCGCGGCACTCTACATTAATTTAGAACCGTGCTCGCACCAGGGCCGCACCGGGCCATGCGCCGATGCGGTCATCAAGTCAGGCGTGCGCCGTGTCGTCGCCGCCATGCAGGACCCCAACCCGCAAGTGCAGGGGCAAGGGTTTCAAAAGCTGCGCGCTGCCGGCATCGAGGTCATAACCGGGGTTGGCGAAGAAGAGGCGCGCCGGCTGAACGAAGCTTTTGCCAAGCACATCCGCAGCCGCACGCCGCTGGTCGTGCTGAAGGCTGCGATGACGCTGGACGGCAAGATTGCCCCGCCGCCGGGCGATTCCGAAAATCCCTCGGCTCTGGGCGCGGGCGGCGCCACCGGCGGTTGGATCACCAGCGAAGAGGCACGCGCGCATGTGCATGAACTGCGGCACGCCATGGACGCGATCATGGTTGGTGTCGGCACCGTCGTCGCCGACGATCCGATGCTCACCGACCGCACCGGGCTGCCGCGCCGCCGCCCACTGCTGCGCGTCATCCTGGATTCGCGCTTGCGCCTGCCGCTGGAATCGCGCGTGGTGAAAACCTGCCGCGACGATGTGCTCGTCCTGTGCTCGTTCGCGGAGGAAAAAAAGCGCCGGGAACTGGAACAGCGCGGAATTCGCGTCGAGCAGGTCGCGCTCGGCGGTCCGGATGGCCGTCCCGACCTGGGCAGAATCGTGCAGCGTCTGGGTGAATTGGACGTCACCAGCGTGCTCATCGAGGGCGGCGCGATGGTGAATTGGGCGGCGCTGGCCTCCGGCATTGTGGACAAGGTTTTTCTGTATTACGCCCCCAAAATCCTGGCGGGCTGCGGCTCGGTGCCGTTCGCCGCCGGGTCCGGCTTTCGCCGCATGAGCGAGGCCGCCCATGTTAAAAACATGCGGCTCTACCGCTTCGGGGAGGATTTTGCTGTAGAAGGTTATTTGAAAGATCCGTACTCATAG
- the ftsY gene encoding signal recognition particle-docking protein FtsY, with protein MIQTLFGSLDEEPKKPGLLDRMKQAVTRTRENLSERIEEVVSFRQEIDRETLDDLEATLIAADLGSATTHEVLQALREKVDRRQIGNVDELKHVLKGELLNILSRASLQPVKAVEPPEVIVVVGVNGTGKTTTIGKLAHALRAQGKTVLLCAADTFRAAAIEQLEVWGDRTGTEVIKTKPGGDPAAVLYDALQAAKARDTGYVIVDTAGRLHTKSNLMEELSKMRRTAQRIVPGAPHEVLLVMDATTGQNGLQQARLFTESAGVTGIVLTKLDGTAKGGIVVAISRELGVPVRYVGVGEKQTDLLPFDPEQFVDSLFE; from the coding sequence ATGATCCAGACCTTGTTCGGCAGCCTCGACGAGGAGCCCAAAAAACCCGGCTTGCTCGACCGCATGAAGCAGGCGGTCACGCGCACGCGGGAAAATCTCAGCGAGCGCATCGAAGAAGTGGTTTCCTTTCGTCAGGAAATTGACCGCGAGACCCTCGACGACCTGGAAGCCACCTTGATCGCCGCCGACCTCGGCAGCGCGACCACGCACGAGGTCCTGCAGGCATTACGCGAGAAGGTTGACCGCCGGCAGATCGGCAACGTGGACGAGCTCAAGCATGTGCTGAAAGGCGAGCTGCTCAACATCTTGAGCCGGGCCAGCCTGCAACCGGTCAAAGCCGTGGAACCGCCGGAAGTGATTGTCGTCGTCGGCGTGAACGGAACGGGGAAGACCACCACCATCGGCAAGCTGGCGCATGCGCTGCGCGCGCAGGGGAAAACGGTGTTGCTGTGCGCCGCCGACACTTTTCGCGCCGCCGCCATTGAGCAACTGGAAGTCTGGGGCGACCGCACCGGCACCGAGGTGATCAAGACCAAGCCCGGCGGCGATCCCGCGGCGGTCTTGTACGACGCGTTGCAGGCGGCCAAGGCGCGCGACACCGGGTACGTGATCGTGGACACCGCCGGACGCTTGCACACGAAAAGCAATCTGATGGAAGAGCTCTCGAAGATGCGGCGCACGGCGCAGCGCATTGTTCCGGGCGCGCCGCACGAGGTATTGCTGGTGATGGACGCCACCACCGGCCAGAACGGGCTGCAGCAGGCGCGCCTGTTCACCGAGTCGGCGGGCGTGACCGGCATCGTGCTGACCAAGCTGGACGGCACGGCGAAGGGCGGGATCGTCGTCGCCATCTCGCGCGAGCTCGGCGTGCCGGTGCGCTACGTCGGAGTGGGCGAGAAGCAGACGGACCTGTTGCCCTTCGATCCGGAACAATTTGTGGACTCCTTGTTCGAATAG
- a CDS encoding antibiotic biosynthesis monooxygenase: MISRIVSCTIKPEKINEFRTALKSEVLPNITRQPGFVDLVESLDADSGTFVCTTLWNTRQDVEHYDQTLFPELAQKLVPLLNGQPDIKTLTVENSTVHDISSGQSAAA, from the coding sequence ATGATTTCACGTATCGTCAGTTGCACCATCAAGCCGGAAAAAATCAACGAATTCCGCACCGCCCTCAAGAGCGAAGTCCTGCCCAACATCACCCGGCAGCCCGGCTTCGTGGACCTGGTCGAGTCGCTCGACGCCGATAGCGGCACATTCGTGTGCACCACGCTGTGGAACACACGCCAGGACGTGGAACATTATGACCAGACCCTGTTCCCTGAATTGGCGCAAAAGCTGGTGCCGTTGTTGAACGGCCAGCCCGACATCAAGACGCTGACGGTGGAGAACTCGACCGTGCACGACATCAGTTCGGGCCAGAGCGCCGCGGCATAA
- a CDS encoding HD domain-containing protein: MFKKLAIPERVPILSLILGVLILVSVVPMYFYADKVMAINRVRLKTNEMYLQNTITQSVGEDIEHRQRSLETMLGNLASAIVIASGGDLHGEHVSAPELRALLEKFVSSSADVGYATVLNADAKGISAGRLTPDDFVHKELERAFIAGSQGRAYTGQALTIETGRDRRIVVLFSTPITAGGRFIGMLGAAIDLNFLRSRLQEVAKFGGLLTYVVDRQGRLVAAATSNYATGQDMTKFEIVKNFVESGGKAVVATKEFTVFGANGQKTAMLGTFSPVPSLEWAVIAQKPQSDAYSDVIDMQSQGITYAIYAVVLAVIVGVFAARRITGPLDILTNSSRAIARGDFSQRVRLTSRTEFGELAQTFNHMTEDLERFVADLKRAAEENRALFMGSIQMLAGAVDEKDPYTRGHSDRVTRYSTILATEMGMTEEQIEVVRVSAQLHDVGKIGIEDRILKKPGALTPEEYEVMKTHTTRGANILRPVQQLKEMIPGIELHHESLDGRGYPFGLKGDELPLVPRIIAVADTFDAMTTNRPYQAARPPEYAVKIIRSLAQNKFDPQVVAALERIFERGDLHLRRAAVVEDTVAAAAASNTGDVSVETARS; the protein is encoded by the coding sequence TTGTTCAAGAAGCTGGCGATTCCGGAGCGCGTGCCGATCTTATCCCTGATCCTGGGTGTGCTGATCCTGGTCAGCGTCGTGCCCATGTATTTCTACGCCGACAAGGTGATGGCCATCAATCGCGTCCGCCTGAAGACCAACGAAATGTATCTTCAGAACACGATCACCCAGTCGGTGGGTGAGGACATCGAACACCGGCAGCGCAGCCTGGAAACCATGCTCGGCAACCTGGCGTCGGCGATCGTGATTGCCAGCGGCGGCGACCTGCACGGCGAGCATGTCAGCGCGCCCGAGTTGCGCGCTCTGCTGGAGAAGTTCGTTTCATCCTCTGCCGACGTCGGCTACGCCACCGTGCTGAATGCCGATGCGAAGGGCATTTCCGCGGGACGCCTCACGCCCGACGATTTCGTCCACAAGGAGTTGGAGCGGGCGTTCATTGCCGGCAGCCAGGGCCGCGCCTATACCGGGCAGGCGCTGACCATTGAGACCGGCCGGGACCGCCGCATCGTGGTGCTGTTCAGCACTCCGATTACGGCGGGCGGGCGGTTTATCGGGATGCTCGGCGCGGCCATCGATTTGAATTTCTTGCGCTCGCGCTTGCAGGAGGTCGCCAAATTCGGCGGCCTGCTGACCTACGTCGTGGACCGGCAAGGAAGGCTGGTCGCCGCCGCCACCTCCAACTATGCCACCGGCCAGGACATGACGAAGTTTGAGATCGTCAAGAACTTCGTCGAATCCGGCGGCAAGGCGGTGGTCGCGACCAAGGAGTTTACCGTCTTCGGGGCCAACGGCCAGAAGACGGCCATGCTCGGCACCTTCAGCCCGGTGCCGTCGCTGGAGTGGGCGGTGATCGCGCAAAAGCCGCAGTCCGACGCTTACAGCGACGTCATTGACATGCAGTCGCAAGGCATCACCTATGCGATCTACGCGGTGGTGCTGGCGGTGATTGTCGGCGTCTTCGCGGCGCGCCGCATCACCGGACCGCTTGACATCCTGACCAATTCCAGCCGGGCGATCGCACGCGGCGACTTCTCGCAACGCGTGCGACTCACCAGCCGCACCGAATTCGGCGAATTGGCCCAGACCTTCAACCACATGACTGAGGACCTGGAGCGCTTCGTGGCCGACCTGAAGCGCGCCGCCGAAGAAAACCGCGCGCTGTTCATGGGCTCCATCCAGATGCTGGCCGGCGCGGTTGACGAAAAGGACCCGTACACGCGCGGCCATTCCGATCGCGTCACGCGCTACTCCACCATCCTCGCCACGGAAATGGGAATGACGGAAGAGCAGATCGAGGTGGTGCGCGTCTCGGCGCAACTGCACGACGTGGGAAAGATCGGCATCGAGGACCGCATCCTGAAGAAGCCCGGAGCGTTGACGCCGGAAGAGTACGAGGTCATGAAGACGCACACCACGCGCGGCGCCAACATCCTGCGTCCGGTGCAGCAGTTGAAGGAAATGATCCCCGGCATCGAACTGCACCACGAGTCGCTCGACGGGCGCGGTTATCCGTTTGGCCTCAAGGGAGACGAACTGCCGCTGGTGCCGCGCATCATCGCCGTGGCCGATACCTTCGACGCCATGACCACCAACCGCCCTTACCAGGCGGCGCGCCCGCCCGAGTACGCGGTGAAGATCATCAGGTCGCTGGCGCAAAACAAGTTTGATCCGCAAGTGGTCGCGGCCCTGGAGCGCATCTTTGAACGCGGCGACCTGCATCTCCGCCGCGCCGCCGTTGTGGAAGACACCGTGGCCGCGGCCGCAGCCAGCAACACGGGCGACGTCTCGGTGGAGACTGCGCGCAGTTAA
- a CDS encoding prepilin peptidase, with product MDPLPATAVFLFGLAFGSFLNVCIHRIPRGISVVTPHSACPQCHHAIRPYDNIPVLSWLILRGRCRHCGAPISPRYAAVELLTAFLFLACYAQSGLTILTLKYCVFSFLIVGLIFMDAEWKLLPDAFTLPGLAVGLAFSLAAPLNDVVAQIVPGMLRARAGPIPWRWLSLGDALFGAALGASFFYGIAMLYLHARGREGMGLGDVKLMAMVGAFLGVRMTVLTIFGASLVGSLFGLATVLTVWTKRTRRRMARQHEPASVARRRAWRSARTVYSHYEMPFGVFLGAMALVALFFGHRLLRWYWGV from the coding sequence ATGGACCCTCTGCCGGCAACCGCGGTTTTCCTGTTCGGGCTGGCGTTCGGAAGCTTTCTGAACGTCTGCATCCACCGCATTCCGCGCGGAATTTCCGTGGTCACGCCGCACTCCGCCTGCCCGCAGTGCCACCACGCCATCCGGCCCTACGACAACATCCCGGTGCTGAGCTGGCTCATCCTGCGGGGCCGGTGCCGGCACTGTGGCGCGCCGATATCGCCTCGCTACGCCGCCGTGGAATTGCTGACGGCGTTCCTGTTTCTCGCCTGCTACGCGCAATCTGGCCTGACCATCCTTACCCTGAAATACTGCGTGTTCTCGTTTCTGATCGTCGGCCTCATCTTCATGGACGCGGAGTGGAAGCTGCTGCCCGACGCCTTCACCCTGCCCGGGCTGGCTGTGGGGCTGGCCTTCAGCCTGGCGGCCCCGTTGAACGACGTGGTCGCGCAGATCGTGCCGGGAATGTTGCGCGCCCGCGCCGGGCCGATTCCGTGGCGATGGCTGTCGTTGGGGGATGCGCTGTTTGGCGCCGCCCTCGGTGCTTCCTTTTTCTATGGCATCGCCATGCTGTACCTGCACGCGCGCGGCCGCGAAGGCATGGGCCTGGGCGATGTGAAGCTCATGGCCATGGTGGGTGCATTTCTCGGCGTCCGCATGACGGTGCTGACCATCTTCGGCGCCTCGCTGGTGGGCTCGCTGTTCGGGCTGGCAACGGTGTTGACGGTGTGGACGAAGCGCACGCGCCGGCGGATGGCGCGCCAGCACGAGCCGGCCAGCGTGGCGCGACGCCGCGCCTGGCGCTCGGCGCGCACCGTGTACAGCCATTACGAAATGCCGTTCGGCGTGTTCCTCGGCGCCATGGCGCTCGTCGCCCTGTTCTTCGGCCACCGCCTGCTCCGCTGGTACTGGGGCGTGTAG
- the secG gene encoding preprotein translocase subunit SecG: MFVVYTITVVHIIVCLFLIIVVLLQSGKSADIAAAFGGMGSQTAFGPRGAATLLSKATTLAAVIFMLTSITLSIFASRRPSTSVLQNLKTQPAQSAPQKPPTTTPAPSPTAPTQK; this comes from the coding sequence ATGTTTGTCGTTTACACGATCACCGTCGTCCACATCATCGTTTGCTTGTTTCTCATCATCGTGGTCCTGCTGCAGAGCGGGAAGAGCGCCGACATCGCCGCTGCCTTCGGCGGCATGGGCAGCCAGACCGCCTTCGGGCCGCGCGGCGCCGCCACCCTGCTGAGCAAGGCGACCACTTTGGCGGCGGTGATCTTCATGTTGACCTCGATCACGCTCTCCATCTTCGCCTCGCGCCGGCCGAGCACTTCGGTGCTGCAGAACCTGAAGACGCAGCCCGCGCAGTCGGCGCCGCAAAAGCCGCCGACCACTACGCCAGCGCCCAGTCCGACAGCGCCGACGCAGAAATAG
- a CDS encoding MBL fold metallo-hydrolase yields MIHKILPVGPLQCNCSIIGDEGTREAMVIDPGDEIDDILQIVEQHGLKVKQIVITHAHIDHVGGAMKLKQLTGAPILLNQSDQALLKMMDVQAAWVGMRPPGKIAIDQSVKDADRLRVGSLDATVMHTPGHTEGSICLYFPAEQKLIAGDTLFAGSIGRTDLPGGSFDKIMDSLKGRVLALPDETIVVPGHGPETTIGEERESNPFLINL; encoded by the coding sequence ATGATCCACAAAATTCTTCCCGTCGGGCCGCTGCAGTGCAACTGCTCCATCATCGGCGATGAGGGCACGCGCGAGGCCATGGTGATCGATCCCGGTGACGAGATTGACGATATTCTGCAAATCGTCGAGCAGCACGGGCTCAAGGTAAAGCAGATCGTCATCACGCACGCGCACATTGACCACGTCGGCGGAGCAATGAAGTTGAAGCAACTCACCGGCGCGCCCATCCTGCTGAACCAAAGCGACCAGGCGCTGCTGAAGATGATGGATGTGCAGGCGGCGTGGGTCGGGATGAGGCCGCCAGGCAAGATCGCGATCGATCAGAGTGTCAAGGACGCCGACCGGCTGCGCGTGGGCAGCCTCGACGCTACCGTGATGCACACGCCGGGGCACACCGAGGGCAGCATCTGCCTGTACTTCCCTGCCGAACAGAAGCTGATTGCCGGGGACACGCTGTTCGCCGGCAGCATCGGGCGTACCGACCTGCCCGGCGGATCGTTCGACAAGATCATGGACTCGCTGAAGGGGCGCGTGCTGGCGCTGCCGGACGAAACCATCGTGGTTCCCGGGCATGGGCCGGAAACCACGATTGGGGAGGAGCGGGAGAGCAATCCCTTCCTCATCAATTTGTAA
- a CDS encoding pyridoxal phosphate-dependent aminotransferase — MFSSRTNWPLAPNRFSTALEKHRASGRELLDLTASNPTNLGLRYDAEAILAALANPNALEYRPDAKGMRVAREAVSAYYRERGAHIDPERLVLTTSTSEGYSFVFRLLCDPGDEVLVPAPSYPLFEFLADLQDVRLRPYPLFYDHGWHLDVHALTTAAGERTRAILLVHPNNPTGSYVKPAEAEQLNAVCAQRGLALVVDEVFLDFAHEEVGHPSFVHPITRSRDRPIPGGELPRPALTFTLSGLSKIAGLPQMKFAWIAVSGPEDLAHQAMARLEVIADTYLSMNAPIQLAAPVLFAQGHDFHRQLMARIRANLAELDRQLAAQKACARLQIEAGWYAVLRVPVTRSDEDLVIELLEQKSVLVHPGHFYDFPAEGYLVLSLIASEEEFREGVKRLLEFVIGNL; from the coding sequence GTGTTTTCCTCCCGCACCAATTGGCCGCTCGCGCCCAACCGCTTCAGCACGGCTCTGGAGAAGCATCGGGCGTCGGGCAGGGAACTGCTCGACCTTACCGCCTCCAATCCCACCAACCTCGGCCTGCGCTACGACGCGGAGGCGATTCTTGCCGCGCTCGCGAACCCGAACGCCCTGGAATATCGTCCGGACGCCAAGGGCATGCGCGTGGCCCGCGAGGCGGTGAGCGCGTACTACCGCGAGCGCGGCGCCCACATCGATCCCGAGCGGCTGGTGCTTACCACCAGCACCAGCGAGGGTTATTCCTTTGTCTTCCGGCTGCTCTGCGATCCCGGCGATGAAGTGCTGGTGCCCGCGCCCAGCTATCCGCTCTTCGAATTTCTTGCCGACCTCCAGGACGTTCGCCTTCGCCCGTATCCGCTGTTCTATGACCACGGCTGGCACCTGGATGTGCACGCTCTCACCACCGCCGCGGGCGAGCGCACCCGCGCCATCCTGCTGGTTCACCCCAACAACCCCACGGGCTCTTACGTCAAGCCGGCCGAGGCGGAGCAGTTGAACGCGGTCTGTGCCCAGCGCGGCTTGGCGCTGGTGGTTGATGAAGTATTTCTTGACTTTGCCCACGAGGAAGTCGGGCACCCGAGTTTCGTTCACCCGATCACCCGATCACGCGATCGCCCGATCCCGGGTGGGGAACTTCCCAGACCCGCCCTCACCTTCACGCTCAGCGGGCTGTCGAAAATCGCAGGCCTGCCGCAGATGAAGTTCGCCTGGATCGCAGTCAGCGGCCCCGAAGACCTGGCGCACCAGGCCATGGCGCGGCTGGAGGTCATTGCCGATACCTACCTCTCGATGAACGCGCCCATCCAGCTTGCCGCGCCTGTGCTGTTCGCCCAAGGCCACGACTTCCACCGGCAGCTCATGGCGAGGATTCGCGCCAACCTGGCGGAATTGGATCGTCAACTCGCCGCGCAAAAGGCTTGCGCGCGCCTGCAGATCGAAGCTGGGTGGTATGCGGTGCTGCGGGTGCCGGTCACGCGTTCCGACGAAGATCTCGTCATCGAACTGCTGGAGCAGAAATCAGTCCTGGTCCATCCCGGACACTTTTACGATTTTCCCGCCGAGGGATATCTCGTGCTCAGCCTGATTGCGAGTGAGGAAGAATTCAGGGAAGGAGTGAAGCGGCTGCTGGAATTTGTAATTGGTAATTTGTAA